The Streptomyces sp. NBC_01268 genome window below encodes:
- the gcvT gene encoding glycine cleavage system aminomethyltransferase GcvT: MSTAPRLTALDALHRSLGATMTDFAGWDMPLRYGSERDEHNAVRHQAGLFDLSHMGEITVTGPQAVDLLDYALVGNISTVGNGRARYTMICQEDGGILDDLIVYRLGETEYMVVANASNAQIVLDALVARAEGFDAEVRDDREAYALLAVQGPESPGILKSLTDADLDGLKYYAGLPGTVAGVPALIARTGYTGEDGFELFLKPEHAEGVWKALTEAGAGVGLIPCGLSCRDTLRLEAGMPLYGHELTTALTPFDAGLGRVVKFEKTTNEGRFVGREALEKAAERAESAPPRKLVGLIAEGRRVPRAGFAVVANGQVIGEVTSGAPSPTLGKPIAMAYVDAEFAAPGTEGVGVDIRGAHEPYETVALPFYKRQK, from the coding sequence ATGAGCACTGCCCCCCGCCTGACCGCCCTCGATGCGCTGCATCGTTCGCTCGGCGCGACCATGACCGACTTCGCCGGCTGGGACATGCCGCTGCGCTACGGCAGCGAGCGCGACGAGCACAACGCCGTCCGTCACCAGGCCGGCCTCTTCGACCTCTCCCACATGGGCGAGATCACCGTCACGGGCCCGCAGGCCGTCGACCTTCTGGACTACGCCCTGGTCGGCAACATCTCCACGGTGGGCAACGGCCGCGCCCGCTACACGATGATCTGCCAGGAGGACGGCGGCATCCTCGACGACCTGATCGTCTACCGCCTGGGCGAGACCGAGTACATGGTCGTCGCCAACGCCTCCAACGCCCAGATCGTCCTGGACGCGCTCGTGGCCCGCGCCGAGGGCTTCGACGCCGAGGTCCGCGACGACCGCGAGGCCTACGCGCTGCTCGCCGTCCAGGGCCCGGAGTCCCCCGGCATCCTGAAGTCCCTCACCGACGCCGACCTGGACGGCCTGAAGTACTACGCCGGCCTGCCCGGAACCGTCGCCGGCGTCCCCGCGCTGATCGCCCGCACCGGCTACACCGGCGAGGACGGCTTCGAGCTGTTCCTGAAGCCCGAGCACGCCGAGGGCGTGTGGAAGGCGCTGACCGAGGCGGGAGCGGGCGTCGGCCTGATCCCCTGCGGCCTGTCCTGCCGGGACACGCTCCGCCTGGAGGCGGGCATGCCGCTCTACGGCCACGAGCTGACCACCGCGCTGACCCCCTTCGACGCGGGCCTCGGCCGGGTCGTCAAGTTCGAGAAGACCACCAACGAGGGCCGTTTCGTCGGCCGCGAGGCGCTGGAGAAGGCCGCCGAGCGCGCCGAGTCCGCCCCGCCGCGCAAGCTGGTCGGCCTGATCGCCGAGGGCCGCCGGGTCCCGCGCGCCGGCTTCGCCGTCGTCGCGAACGGGCAGGTCATCGGTGAGGTCACCTCCGGCGCCCCGTCGCCGACCCTGGGCAAGCCGATCGCCATGGCGTACGTGGACGCGGAGTTCGCCGCGCCCGGCACCGAGGGCGTCGGCGTCGACATCCGCGGCGCGCACGAGCCGTACGAGACCGTGGCGCTGCCGTTCTACAAGCGCCAGAAGTGA
- the gcvH gene encoding glycine cleavage system protein GcvH → MSNPQQLRYSKEHEWLSAVEDGVATIGITEHAANALGDIVYVQLPEVGDTVTAGETCGELESTKSVSDLYAPVTGEVVEANQDVVDDPALVNSAPFEGGWLFKVRLAGEPDDLLSADEYTAFTAG, encoded by the coding sequence ATGAGCAACCCCCAGCAGCTGCGCTACAGCAAGGAGCACGAGTGGCTGTCGGCCGTCGAGGACGGCGTCGCCACGATCGGCATCACGGAGCACGCCGCCAACGCGCTCGGTGACATCGTCTACGTGCAGCTCCCCGAGGTCGGCGACACGGTGACCGCGGGCGAGACCTGCGGCGAGCTGGAGTCCACCAAGTCCGTCAGCGACCTGTACGCCCCGGTGACCGGCGAGGTCGTCGAGGCCAACCAGGACGTCGTCGACGACCCGGCGCTCGTGAACTCCGCTCCGTTCGAGGGCGGCTGGCTGTTCAAGGTGCGCCTCGCGGGCGAGCCGGACGACCTGCTCAGCGCCGACGAGTACACCGCCTTCACCGCCGGCTAA
- a CDS encoding AAA family ATPase, translating into MQMPPRMPMRPVQRAGAYATGAGIPVQHAGARARARTRRGRLLRDLRDRGGRGPRALAFAMGDVVVVSGLPGSGKSTLMGRTAEGRAIDSQHTRERWEARLPRYLPYAVYRPLARLAHYAGLRRVLRSGASVVVHDCGTQSWVRGWLAREARRRGTALHLILLDVEPATAREGQLARGRGVSGYAFARHRRAVGRLVRTAEAGRLPPGCASVTLLDRDAADALRKIGFRDVA; encoded by the coding sequence ATGCAGATGCCGCCGAGGATGCCGATGCGGCCGGTCCAGCGCGCCGGCGCCTACGCCACCGGTGCGGGCATACCCGTGCAGCACGCCGGAGCCCGCGCCCGCGCCCGGACCCGCCGGGGCCGACTGCTGCGCGACCTGCGCGACCGCGGCGGCCGGGGCCCCCGCGCCCTGGCCTTCGCCATGGGCGACGTCGTGGTCGTCTCCGGACTCCCCGGCAGCGGCAAGTCGACGCTCATGGGGCGCACGGCCGAGGGCCGCGCCATCGACTCCCAGCACACCCGCGAGCGCTGGGAGGCCCGGCTGCCCCGCTACCTGCCGTACGCCGTCTACCGCCCGCTCGCCCGCCTCGCGCACTACGCGGGGCTCCGCCGCGTCCTGCGCTCCGGCGCGAGCGTCGTCGTCCACGACTGCGGCACCCAGTCCTGGGTGCGCGGCTGGCTCGCCCGCGAGGCCAGGCGCCGCGGCACCGCCCTGCACCTGATCCTGCTCGACGTCGAGCCCGCGACCGCCCGCGAAGGGCAGCTGGCCCGCGGCCGCGGCGTCTCGGGCTACGCCTTCGCCCGCCACCGCCGCGCCGTCGGCCGGCTCGTGCGCACCGCCGAGGCCGGCCGGCTGCCACCGGGCTGCGCCTCGGTCACCCTGCTCGACCGGGACGCGGCCGACGCCCTGCGGAAGATCGGCTTCCGCGACGTGGCGTGA
- a CDS encoding ABC transporter permease gives MLAYIIRRLFAVVMMLLVVTLVTLSIFFLIPKLTGSDPAAMFVGKQADPAAIEGVRQKLGLGDPILVQFWHFVSGIFVGRDYVGGGDSIHCAAPCFGYSFKTEQDVWSMLVDAFPITLSMVIGAAVLWLVLGVSTGVLSALKRGTIVDRAAMITALAGVSLPIFFTAMLAMLVFRTQLGWLDATYVPIGDSIGGWFGGLILPWVTLAFLYAAMYARLTRATMLEVLGEDYIRTARAKGLPEPVVLGKHAMRSTMTPILTIFGMDLGALVGGAILTETAFNLQGLGWMAIKGVSDRDLPLIMAVTLITAACVVLANLVVDLMYAVIDPRVRLA, from the coding sequence ATGCTTGCATACATAATCCGACGGCTCTTCGCCGTCGTCATGATGCTGCTCGTCGTCACCCTGGTGACGCTCAGCATCTTCTTCCTCATCCCCAAGCTGACCGGCAGTGACCCTGCCGCGATGTTCGTCGGCAAGCAGGCGGATCCGGCTGCCATCGAAGGCGTCCGTCAGAAGCTGGGCCTCGGCGATCCGATCCTGGTGCAGTTCTGGCACTTCGTCTCCGGGATCTTCGTCGGCCGCGACTACGTGGGCGGCGGCGACTCCATCCACTGCGCGGCGCCCTGCTTCGGCTACTCGTTCAAGACCGAGCAGGACGTCTGGTCCATGCTGGTCGACGCCTTCCCGATCACCCTGTCCATGGTCATCGGCGCGGCCGTGCTGTGGCTGGTCCTCGGCGTCTCCACGGGCGTCCTCTCCGCGCTCAAGCGGGGCACGATCGTCGACCGCGCGGCGATGATCACCGCGCTCGCCGGCGTCTCGCTCCCCATCTTCTTCACGGCCATGCTGGCGATGCTCGTCTTCCGCACCCAGCTCGGCTGGCTCGACGCCACGTACGTGCCGATCGGCGACTCCATCGGCGGCTGGTTCGGCGGCCTGATCCTCCCGTGGGTCACGCTCGCCTTCCTGTACGCGGCGATGTACGCGCGCCTCACCCGCGCCACCATGCTGGAGGTCCTCGGCGAGGACTACATCCGCACCGCGCGGGCCAAGGGCCTGCCGGAGCCGGTGGTGCTCGGCAAGCACGCGATGCGCTCCACCATGACCCCCATCCTGACCATCTTCGGCATGGACCTCGGCGCCCTCGTCGGCGGCGCGATCCTGACCGAGACCGCGTTCAACCTCCAGGGCCTCGGCTGGATGGCCATCAAGGGCGTGAGCGACCGCGACCTGCCGCTGATCATGGCCGTCACGCTCATCACCGCCGCCTGTGTCGTCCTCGCGAACCTCGTGGTGGACCTTATGTACGCAGTGATCGACCCCCGAGTGAGGCTGGCATGA
- the glyA gene encoding serine hydroxymethyltransferase, protein MSLLNTPLHELDPDVAAAVDAELRRQQSTLEMIASENFAPVAVMEAQGSVLTNKYAEGYPGRRYYGGCEHVDVAEQIAIDRIKDLFGAEYANVQPHSGASANQAALFAIAQPGDTILGLDLAHGGHLTHGMRLNFSGKQFNVVAYHVDEAGLVDMAEVERLAKEHRPKVIIAGWSAYPRQLDFAEFRRIADEVEAYLWVDMAHFAGLVAAGLHPNPVEYADVVTSTTHKTLGGPRGGIILAKKEFAKKLNSSVFPGFQGGPLEHVIAAKAVSFKVAASEEFKERQQRTLDGARIIAERLVQDDVTAHGVSVLSGGTDVHLLLVDLRDSELDGQQAEDRLHEVGITVNRNAVPNDPRPPMVTSGLRIGTPALATRGFQAEDFAEVADIIAETLKPGFDAEALKARVTALADKHPLYPGLK, encoded by the coding sequence ATGTCGCTTCTGAACACCCCTCTCCACGAGCTGGACCCCGACGTCGCCGCCGCCGTCGACGCCGAGCTCCGCCGCCAGCAGTCCACCCTCGAGATGATCGCCTCGGAGAACTTCGCTCCGGTCGCGGTCATGGAGGCCCAGGGCTCGGTCCTCACCAACAAGTACGCCGAGGGCTACCCCGGCCGCCGCTACTACGGCGGCTGCGAGCACGTCGACGTGGCCGAGCAGATCGCCATCGACCGGATCAAGGACCTGTTCGGCGCCGAGTACGCCAACGTGCAGCCCCACTCCGGTGCCTCCGCCAACCAGGCCGCCCTCTTCGCGATCGCCCAGCCGGGCGACACGATCCTCGGCCTGGACCTGGCGCACGGCGGTCACCTGACCCACGGCATGCGCCTGAACTTCTCCGGCAAGCAGTTCAACGTGGTCGCGTACCACGTCGACGAGGCCGGTCTGGTCGACATGGCCGAGGTCGAGCGCCTCGCCAAGGAGCACCGCCCCAAGGTGATCATCGCGGGCTGGTCCGCCTACCCGCGCCAGCTGGACTTCGCCGAGTTCCGCCGGATCGCCGACGAGGTCGAGGCCTACCTGTGGGTCGACATGGCCCACTTCGCGGGTCTGGTCGCCGCGGGTCTGCACCCGAACCCGGTCGAGTACGCGGACGTGGTCACCTCGACCACGCACAAGACGCTCGGCGGCCCGCGCGGCGGCATCATCCTGGCGAAGAAGGAGTTCGCCAAGAAGCTGAACTCCTCGGTCTTCCCCGGCTTCCAGGGCGGCCCCCTGGAGCACGTGATCGCGGCCAAGGCCGTCTCCTTCAAGGTCGCGGCCTCGGAGGAGTTCAAGGAGCGCCAGCAGCGCACCCTGGACGGCGCCCGCATCATCGCCGAGCGCCTGGTCCAGGACGACGTCACCGCCCACGGTGTCTCCGTCCTGTCCGGCGGCACCGACGTGCACCTGCTCCTCGTCGACCTGCGCGACTCGGAGCTCGACGGCCAGCAGGCCGAGGACCGTCTCCACGAGGTCGGCATCACGGTCAACCGGAACGCCGTTCCGAACGACCCGCGCCCGCCGATGGTCACCTCCGGCCTGCGCATCGGCACGCCGGCCCTCGCGACCCGCGGCTTCCAGGCCGAGGACTTCGCCGAGGTCGCCGACATCATCGCCGAGACGCTGAAGCCCGGCTTCGACGCCGAGGCGCTCAAGGCCCGGGTGACGGCGCTCGCCGACAAGCACCCGCTGTACCCCGGCCTGAAGTAG
- a CDS encoding ABC transporter substrate-binding protein produces the protein MTLNSSQRRRIAAGALLAAATMVATTACGGGKGGDSGGKGGKAGAPGFNAAVNQVASPSDKKGGELKFIGSQEADSWDPQRGYYGFVWDFQRYYTRQLVSFKSEPGAASTELVPDLATDAGKVSADGLTYTFTLKDGVKWEDGKPITSKDVKYGIERIWAQDVISGGPIYLQQVLDPKKTYAGPYKDTAADKLGLKAIETPDDKTIVFKLPVANGDFLQMLAMPAASPVRQDKDTKAKYGLNVFSSGPYKWQSYAPNKSMKLVRNENWDAKSDTIRKALPDTISVTFTTNADDMDNRLIEGEYDLDINATGVGAAARQKVLQQNKANADNPQTGFIRYAVFPQTVITNVECRKAIIYAADSKSLQTARGGPQAGGDIASNMLPPAIKGADPKYDPYGKLGGAPDVAKAKDALKKCGKPNGFKTTIAVRNNKKIEIATAESLQQSLKAVGIDAQIDQFDGAQTSGIIGSPKVVKEKGYGIIIMGWGADFPTGQGFLQPLVDGRFILQSGNNNFSELNDPAVNGLFDQALKETDPTKAGEIYKQINTKVSEAAVYLPFTHEKNIIWRGSRLTNVYTADAYNGRYDYASLGVVK, from the coding sequence ATGACTCTGAACAGCTCCCAGAGGCGCAGAATCGCCGCAGGCGCGCTGCTCGCCGCGGCCACGATGGTCGCGACCACCGCGTGTGGCGGCGGCAAGGGCGGCGACAGCGGCGGCAAGGGCGGCAAGGCGGGTGCGCCCGGCTTCAACGCCGCGGTCAACCAGGTCGCCAGCCCCTCCGACAAGAAGGGCGGCGAGCTGAAGTTCATCGGCTCGCAGGAGGCCGACTCGTGGGACCCGCAGCGCGGCTACTACGGCTTCGTGTGGGACTTCCAGCGCTACTACACGCGCCAGCTGGTCTCGTTCAAGTCCGAGCCGGGCGCCGCCTCCACCGAGCTGGTCCCGGACCTCGCCACCGACGCGGGCAAGGTCTCGGCCGACGGCCTCACCTACACGTTCACGCTGAAGGACGGCGTGAAGTGGGAGGACGGCAAGCCGATCACCTCCAAGGACGTCAAGTACGGCATCGAGCGCATCTGGGCCCAGGACGTCATCTCCGGCGGCCCGATCTACCTCCAGCAGGTCCTCGACCCCAAGAAGACCTACGCGGGCCCGTACAAGGACACCGCCGCGGACAAGCTGGGCCTCAAGGCGATCGAGACCCCGGACGACAAGACCATCGTCTTCAAGCTGCCGGTCGCCAACGGTGACTTCCTGCAGATGCTGGCGATGCCCGCCGCCTCCCCGGTCCGCCAGGACAAGGACACCAAGGCCAAGTACGGCCTGAACGTCTTCTCCTCCGGCCCGTACAAGTGGCAGTCGTACGCGCCGAACAAGTCCATGAAGCTCGTGCGCAACGAGAACTGGGACGCCAAGTCGGACACCATCCGCAAGGCCCTCCCGGACACCATCAGCGTCACGTTCACCACGAACGCCGACGACATGGACAACCGCCTGATCGAGGGCGAGTACGACCTCGACATCAACGCGACCGGTGTCGGCGCCGCCGCCCGCCAGAAGGTTCTCCAGCAGAACAAGGCGAACGCGGACAACCCGCAGACCGGCTTCATCCGTTACGCGGTCTTCCCGCAGACGGTCATCACCAACGTCGAGTGCCGCAAGGCCATCATCTACGCGGCCGACTCGAAGTCCCTCCAGACCGCCCGTGGCGGCCCGCAGGCCGGTGGCGACATCGCCTCCAACATGCTGCCGCCGGCGATCAAGGGTGCCGACCCGAAGTACGACCCGTACGGCAAGCTGGGCGGTGCCCCGGACGTCGCCAAGGCGAAGGACGCGCTGAAGAAGTGCGGTAAGCCGAACGGCTTCAAGACCACGATCGCGGTCCGCAACAACAAGAAGATCGAGATCGCGACCGCCGAGTCCCTCCAGCAGTCGCTGAAGGCCGTCGGCATCGACGCCCAGATCGACCAGTTCGACGGCGCCCAGACCTCCGGCATCATCGGTTCGCCGAAGGTGGTCAAGGAGAAGGGCTACGGCATCATCATCATGGGCTGGGGCGCCGACTTCCCGACCGGCCAGGGCTTCCTGCAGCCGCTCGTCGACGGCCGCTTCATCCTGCAGTCCGGCAACAACAACTTCTCCGAGCTGAACGACCCGGCCGTCAACGGCCTGTTCGACCAGGCGCTGAAGGAGACCGACCCGACCAAGGCCGGCGAGATCTACAAGCAGATCAACACCAAGGTCTCCGAGGCCGCGGTCTACCTGCCCTTCACCCACGAGAAGAACATCATCTGGCGCGGTTCGCGCCTGACCAACGTCTACACGGCCGACGCCTACAACGGCCGCTACGACTACGCGTCGCTCGGCGTCGTCAAGTAA
- a CDS encoding enhanced serine sensitivity protein SseB C-terminal domain-containing protein: protein MSASGTAATGMVEHTLRQVTPGRPDAYEQLLHALATADVWMLLWQGSPGSPDAQYGNMEVDGFGYAPCVTSAQELAASGWNRAHELASGLEIARALYPDRWGIWLNPHAPGGGVGIPWADLRRIATGLDRMPAGPLRLTEPAVEIPQFYALLTQNAHRTPAVRSLRRAWVQPALGSPYLAIGLDLYDSSPASVEAVRTMMRQTVASVPEGLPVSTVAMSDAYDPVAMWLHAHARPFYDRDAHAAPAAPPAPGYGYPPAAPRPY from the coding sequence GTGAGCGCGTCAGGCACCGCTGCGACCGGAATGGTCGAGCACACGCTGCGCCAGGTGACACCCGGGCGCCCCGACGCCTACGAGCAGCTGCTGCACGCCCTCGCCACCGCCGACGTCTGGATGCTGCTCTGGCAGGGCTCGCCCGGCTCGCCCGACGCCCAGTACGGGAACATGGAGGTCGACGGCTTCGGGTACGCGCCCTGCGTCACCTCCGCCCAGGAGCTCGCCGCCTCCGGCTGGAACCGCGCCCACGAGCTCGCCTCCGGCCTGGAGATCGCCCGCGCCCTCTATCCCGACCGCTGGGGCATCTGGCTGAATCCGCACGCCCCCGGCGGCGGCGTCGGCATCCCCTGGGCCGATCTGCGCCGCATCGCCACCGGCCTGGACCGGATGCCCGCCGGACCCCTGCGCCTGACCGAACCCGCCGTGGAGATCCCGCAGTTCTACGCCCTGCTCACGCAGAACGCCCACCGCACCCCGGCCGTGCGCTCGCTTCGCCGCGCCTGGGTGCAGCCCGCGCTGGGCTCCCCGTACCTCGCGATCGGTCTGGACCTGTACGACTCCTCGCCGGCCTCCGTCGAGGCGGTGCGCACGATGATGCGCCAGACCGTCGCGTCCGTCCCCGAGGGGCTGCCCGTCTCCACCGTCGCGATGTCCGACGCGTACGACCCGGTCGCGATGTGGCTGCACGCCCACGCCCGGCCCTTCTACGACCGCGACGCGCACGCCGCTCCCGCGGCCCCGCCCGCCCCCGGCTACGGCTACCCGCCGGCCGCGCCCCGCCCGTACTGA
- a CDS encoding ABC transporter permease codes for MTAPLHETNAAEQAAAVDAVPDAPAKAIEGRSPWKIAWTRLKRDKLALAGAFVVVFLILVAIFAPVIVGLLGHPPDEFHEDQIDPLFGTPIGSWGGVSSDFLFGVEPVNGRDVFSRIVYGARISLLVAFAAALFAVLLGTVLGVVAGYFGGWIDAALSRVMDVMLAFPQLLFTIALVSVLPNQLLGLDGSGVRIVALVVVIGFFGWPYVGRIVRGQTLSLRNREYVEAAQSLGAGRLYILRRELLPNLIAPIMVYTTLMIPTNILTEAALSFLGAGVKPPTASWGQMLSTAITTYEADPLFMVIPGLAIFITVLAFNLFGDGVRDALDPKSSR; via the coding sequence ATGACGGCACCACTGCACGAGACGAATGCGGCTGAGCAGGCCGCGGCCGTCGACGCCGTGCCCGACGCGCCGGCCAAGGCGATCGAGGGACGTTCCCCCTGGAAGATCGCCTGGACCCGGCTGAAGCGCGACAAACTCGCCCTCGCGGGCGCCTTCGTGGTCGTCTTCCTGATCCTGGTCGCGATCTTCGCGCCGGTCATCGTCGGCCTCCTCGGCCACCCGCCGGACGAGTTCCACGAGGACCAGATCGACCCGCTCTTCGGCACCCCGATCGGCTCCTGGGGCGGCGTGAGCTCCGACTTCCTCTTCGGCGTCGAGCCGGTCAACGGCCGCGACGTCTTCAGCCGCATCGTCTACGGCGCCCGGATCTCGCTGCTCGTGGCCTTCGCCGCCGCGCTCTTCGCGGTCCTGCTCGGCACCGTCCTCGGTGTCGTCGCCGGCTACTTCGGCGGCTGGATCGATGCGGCCCTCAGCCGGGTCATGGACGTCATGCTCGCCTTCCCGCAGCTGCTGTTCACGATCGCCCTGGTCTCCGTGCTGCCGAACCAGCTCCTCGGACTCGACGGATCGGGCGTCCGCATCGTCGCCCTGGTCGTCGTGATCGGCTTCTTCGGCTGGCCCTACGTGGGCCGCATCGTCCGCGGCCAGACGCTCAGCCTGCGCAACCGCGAGTACGTCGAGGCCGCCCAGAGCCTGGGCGCCGGCCGGCTGTACATCCTGCGCCGGGAGCTGCTGCCCAACCTGATCGCACCGATCATGGTCTATACCACTCTCATGATCCCCACCAACATCCTCACCGAAGCGGCGCTCAGCTTCCTCGGTGCGGGTGTGAAGCCTCCCACCGCTTCCTGGGGGCAGATGCTGTCGACGGCCATCACCACCTACGAGGCCGACCCGCTCTTCATGGTGATCCCCGGCCTCGCGATCTTCATCACCGTGCTGGCGTTCAACCTCTTCGGCGACGGCGTGCGCGACGCGCTCGACCCGAAGAGCTCCCGCTGA
- a CDS encoding L-serine ammonia-lyase has product MAISVFDLFSIGIGPSSSHTVGPMRAARMFARRLKNEGLLAHTAAIRAELYGSLGATGHGHGTPKAVLLGLEGNSPRTVDVEHADEEFERIKSSGRINLLGMHEIPFSFDDDLILHRRKALPYHANGMTVFAYDAEGALVLEKTYYSVGGGFVVDEDAVAGENPIVPEDTVLKYPFRTGDELLRLTKETGLSISSLMLENEKAWRTEDEIRAGLLEIWRVMQACVSRGMSREGILPGGLKVRRRAATSARKLRSEGDPAAHAMEWITLYAMAVNEENAAGGRVVTAPTNGAAGIIPAVLHYYMNFGTGSCTPEEKEDGVVRFLLAAGAIGMLFKENASISGAEVGCQGEVGSACSMAAGALAEVLGGSPEQVENAAEIGMEHNLGLTCDPVGGLVQIPCIERNGMAAVKAVTAAKMSMRGDGSHMVSLDKVIKTMKETGADMSVKYKETARGGLAVNIIEC; this is encoded by the coding sequence GTGGCCATCTCGGTCTTCGACCTGTTCTCGATCGGCATCGGCCCGTCGAGCTCCCACACGGTGGGCCCCATGCGTGCGGCCCGGATGTTCGCCCGCCGGCTGAAGAACGAGGGGCTGCTCGCCCACACGGCGGCGATACGAGCGGAGCTGTACGGCTCGCTGGGCGCCACCGGCCACGGCCACGGCACCCCGAAGGCCGTCCTCCTCGGCCTGGAGGGCAACTCCCCGCGCACCGTCGACGTCGAGCACGCCGACGAGGAGTTCGAGCGGATCAAGTCGAGCGGCCGGATCAACCTGCTCGGCATGCACGAGATCCCCTTCTCCTTCGACGACGACCTGATCCTGCACCGCCGCAAGGCGCTGCCGTACCACGCCAACGGCATGACGGTCTTCGCGTACGACGCCGAGGGCGCCCTCGTCCTGGAGAAGACGTACTACTCGGTCGGCGGCGGCTTCGTCGTCGACGAGGACGCGGTCGCCGGCGAGAACCCGATCGTCCCCGAGGACACCGTCCTGAAGTACCCCTTCCGCACCGGTGACGAGCTGCTCCGCCTCACCAAGGAGACCGGTCTGTCGATCTCCTCGCTGATGCTGGAGAACGAGAAGGCCTGGCGCACCGAGGACGAGATCCGCGCGGGCCTCCTGGAGATCTGGCGGGTCATGCAGGCCTGCGTCTCGCGCGGCATGTCCCGCGAGGGCATCCTGCCCGGCGGCCTGAAGGTCCGCCGCCGCGCCGCCACGTCGGCCCGCAAGCTGCGCTCCGAGGGCGACCCGGCCGCGCACGCGATGGAGTGGATCACCCTCTACGCGATGGCCGTGAACGAGGAGAACGCCGCGGGCGGCCGGGTGGTCACCGCCCCGACCAACGGCGCGGCCGGCATCATCCCCGCCGTCCTGCACTACTACATGAACTTCGGCACCGGCTCCTGCACCCCGGAGGAGAAGGAGGACGGCGTGGTCCGCTTCCTCCTCGCCGCCGGTGCGATCGGCATGCTGTTCAAGGAGAACGCCTCCATCTCCGGCGCCGAGGTCGGCTGCCAGGGCGAGGTCGGCTCGGCCTGCTCGATGGCGGCCGGCGCCCTCGCCGAGGTGCTCGGCGGCTCCCCCGAGCAGGTGGAGAACGCGGCCGAGATCGGCATGGAGCACAACCTCGGCCTCACCTGCGACCCGGTCGGCGGCCTGGTCCAGATCCCGTGCATCGAGCGCAACGGCATGGCGGCGGTCAAGGCCGTCACCGCGGCGAAGATGTCGATGCGCGGCGACGGCAGCCACATGGTCTCCCTCGACAAGGTCATCAAGACCATGAAGGAGACCGGCGCGGACATGAGCGTGAAGTACAAGGAGACGGCGCGCGGCGGCCTCGCCGTCAACATCATCGAGTGCTGA
- a CDS encoding enhanced serine sensitivity protein SseB — protein MCREGEDETVDVTWPGNELEEVLAASLGNPSAGGRLVEVLGRSPVWVPLPNGGSPDSSDLDLPTLEIDGYAFVPVFSSEQQFLACVGDHMSFTVAPARDFARGLPPQLGIAVNPGGTVGVPLPPPAVAELCRAGRTPLDGPASGGRVRLFEPDWQDDPVDFLAAASAEFEATGTVATARRVLASVEGTEPALFIGVQLLTPDADRNGPLDALGRALGRVEAAWPVNLILLDVAQDPVGDWMLAKVRPFYQRAAV, from the coding sequence ATGTGCCGAGAGGGAGAAGACGAGACCGTGGACGTGACGTGGCCGGGCAATGAGCTCGAAGAGGTACTGGCCGCCTCGCTCGGCAACCCCTCGGCCGGCGGCCGCCTGGTCGAGGTGCTCGGGCGCAGCCCCGTATGGGTCCCGCTGCCCAACGGCGGAAGCCCCGACAGCAGCGACCTCGACCTGCCCACCCTGGAGATAGACGGCTACGCCTTCGTTCCCGTCTTCAGCTCCGAGCAGCAGTTCCTCGCCTGCGTCGGCGACCACATGTCCTTCACCGTCGCCCCCGCCCGCGACTTCGCCCGCGGCCTGCCCCCGCAGCTCGGCATCGCCGTGAACCCCGGCGGCACCGTCGGCGTCCCGCTGCCGCCGCCCGCCGTCGCCGAACTGTGCCGGGCCGGCCGCACCCCCCTCGACGGGCCCGCCAGCGGCGGCCGCGTCCGCCTCTTCGAGCCCGACTGGCAGGACGACCCCGTCGACTTCCTCGCCGCCGCGTCCGCCGAGTTCGAGGCCACCGGCACCGTCGCCACCGCCCGCCGCGTCCTCGCCAGCGTCGAGGGCACCGAACCCGCCCTCTTCATCGGCGTCCAGCTGCTCACCCCCGACGCCGACCGCAACGGGCCGCTCGACGCCCTCGGCCGCGCCCTCGGCCGGGTCGAGGCGGCCTGGCCGGTCAACCTCATCCTGCTCGACGTGGCACAGGACCCGGTCGGCGACTGGATGCTGGCGAAGGTGCGCCCCTTCTACCAGCGCGCCGCCGTGTGA